The following proteins come from a genomic window of Natronosalvus vescus:
- a CDS encoding transcription factor S, protein MEFCDECGSMMKADDGLWVCGSCDFTKPKGNSDAYIVTEDQEASEVIESSEESALPKTETRCPECGNEEAYWYLQQIRSADESETRFFICTACEYKWREDDN, encoded by the coding sequence ATGGAGTTCTGCGACGAATGCGGCTCGATGATGAAAGCGGACGACGGACTGTGGGTCTGTGGCAGCTGTGACTTCACGAAGCCGAAAGGCAACAGCGACGCCTACATCGTCACGGAAGACCAGGAAGCCTCCGAAGTGATCGAATCCTCCGAGGAATCCGCCCTCCCTAAAACGGAAACCCGCTGTCCCGAGTGTGGGAACGAGGAAGCCTACTGGTATCTCCAGCAGATCCGCTCGGCAGACGAGTCCGAGACGCGCTTTTTCATCTGCACCGCCTGTGAGTACAAGTGGCGCGAGGACGACAACTAA
- a CDS encoding right-handed parallel beta-helix repeat-containing protein, whose product MARDSSELDSDDLAAGCDENGDFTGNNGLLHRRSYLKLASASAIASTAIAAGAGSAAASEYDVISVGAGQRRVINVDSNETLENVLIDCTATGARVTIAAHGTNWTIRNVGIKGRVTGTNATFGVSDRGGNTSRIENVYIGDGATSGHRHGLGIWVAPQHSGHIDIDRVNIQEMGDNSFYCSAPMHGGAGGTVDLSNCYSRDSWVSHFRLGEGSVTNCTAVNTAAHKNGRGVWAWAPGMVTVEDCQLATGGRHYAVVAGANGRGTSVHMRNTQYDTGFNGGLRRTSGATIDLQSGNGTNPRDMVPDGCPTSAEEAAGGSASSSADGQSQASGQESTSSLPNTIVFDGREATAETTEYEFTASGAVEPSTDDDATIDAEAQVDGSHAEGVVANYLDAFRFEGSIVSLRVDGDAAVRVNGVEIDPNRFDDRLENVLLVEGSDESASRYEFTVDGELVPSTDEGATIDDGLELEDGHVQGTVANWRDAFRFDGDLEQLTIDGPATAILNGEEIDPSDYGVDRPNVLEIEGTGEPASFEVTVDGTIAYDGDDVEDVTVVSGTTVQSSITDSTQRFTYSGALTDVTFTDGDATVRVNDDAVDVADIGDHELLPHAIVIDGTETDDPATYSFRTTGNVVKSDYRNASIDEDDIIEGRAVRGAVGNWLDAYWFDGEVEDVTVLGDADVDIVYNARDQ is encoded by the coding sequence ATGGCACGCGACTCTTCGGAACTGGATAGCGACGATTTGGCCGCAGGATGCGACGAAAACGGCGATTTTACCGGTAATAACGGATTACTCCACCGACGAAGCTACCTGAAGCTCGCCTCGGCGAGCGCGATCGCGAGCACGGCGATCGCCGCAGGCGCAGGCAGCGCCGCCGCGTCGGAGTACGACGTCATTTCCGTCGGTGCGGGACAACGACGCGTAATCAACGTCGACTCGAACGAGACGCTCGAGAACGTGTTGATCGATTGTACGGCTACTGGTGCGCGCGTGACGATCGCCGCCCACGGCACGAACTGGACGATCCGAAACGTCGGGATCAAAGGACGTGTGACCGGAACGAACGCGACGTTTGGTGTCTCCGACCGGGGCGGCAACACCTCGCGCATCGAGAACGTCTACATCGGCGACGGCGCGACGAGCGGCCACCGCCACGGACTCGGCATCTGGGTCGCCCCCCAGCACAGCGGGCACATCGACATCGACCGGGTCAACATTCAGGAGATGGGTGACAACTCGTTTTACTGCTCCGCGCCGATGCACGGCGGTGCCGGTGGGACGGTCGACCTGTCGAACTGTTACTCCCGGGACTCCTGGGTCTCTCACTTCCGCCTCGGCGAGGGCTCGGTGACGAACTGTACCGCCGTCAACACGGCCGCACACAAAAACGGCCGTGGCGTCTGGGCCTGGGCACCCGGCATGGTCACCGTGGAGGACTGTCAGCTCGCGACGGGCGGTCGCCACTACGCGGTCGTCGCCGGGGCAAACGGCCGAGGAACCAGCGTCCACATGCGTAACACGCAGTACGACACCGGATTCAACGGCGGTCTCAGGCGGACGAGCGGCGCGACGATCGACCTCCAGTCGGGCAACGGCACGAACCCGCGCGATATGGTCCCCGACGGCTGTCCGACCAGCGCGGAGGAAGCCGCGGGCGGGTCGGCGTCCTCGAGCGCCGACGGTCAGAGCCAGGCGAGCGGTCAGGAGTCCACCTCGAGTCTGCCGAACACCATCGTCTTCGACGGCCGCGAGGCGACGGCCGAGACGACCGAGTACGAGTTCACGGCCAGCGGTGCGGTCGAACCCAGCACGGACGACGACGCGACGATCGACGCCGAAGCCCAGGTCGACGGGAGCCACGCCGAGGGTGTCGTCGCCAACTACCTCGACGCCTTCCGTTTCGAGGGGTCGATCGTGTCCCTCCGCGTCGACGGCGACGCAGCGGTTCGGGTCAATGGCGTCGAGATCGACCCCAACCGGTTCGACGACCGACTCGAGAACGTCCTGCTCGTCGAGGGCAGTGACGAGTCGGCTTCCCGGTACGAGTTCACCGTCGACGGCGAGCTCGTTCCCTCGACCGACGAGGGCGCGACGATCGACGACGGGCTCGAACTCGAGGACGGCCACGTCCAGGGAACCGTCGCCAACTGGCGCGACGCCTTCCGGTTCGATGGCGACCTCGAGCAACTGACGATCGACGGGCCGGCCACGGCTATTCTCAACGGCGAGGAGATCGACCCCAGCGACTACGGCGTCGACCGTCCGAACGTTCTCGAGATCGAGGGTACCGGCGAGCCTGCGAGCTTCGAAGTGACCGTCGACGGGACGATCGCCTACGACGGCGACGATGTCGAGGACGTGACGGTCGTCTCCGGGACGACGGTGCAGAGTTCGATCACCGACTCGACCCAGCGATTCACCTACTCGGGCGCGCTCACCGACGTCACGTTCACCGACGGTGACGCAACGGTTCGAGTCAACGATGACGCCGTCGACGTCGCGGACATCGGCGACCACGAACTGCTCCCTCACGCGATCGTTATCGACGGGACGGAGACAGACGATCCGGCAACGTACTCCTTCAGAACCACCGGGAACGTCGTGAAATCCGACTATCGGAACGCCTCGATCGACGAGGACGACATCATCGAGGGTCGGGCCGTCCGCGGTGCCGTCGGCAACTGGCTCGACGCCTACTGGTTCGACGGCGAGGTCGAGGACGTGACCGTCCTCGGTGACGCCGACGTCGACATCGTCTACAATGCCCGCGATCAGTAG
- a CDS encoding class I SAM-dependent methyltransferase — MNEIEVGQYFDTASETYTHEKSVEEISSWPIVDEFIADLSSEGDRLLEIGCGDGLLLEYALNQTDVTEAYGLDLSTTMLPDPNDAVQARYVQGSATDLPLPFEPESFEFVVMSDVLHHLVGANRSQSKLKAQAALIEAVNLLKEGGHLIIKDIYHPSHVGPDKLVPYAIFYGLKYFVEIASAIDEEATRGLLVSFYTADELVEMLQQAGTTVVKEEEVSRGKQKTVVRRALIGESTCIRLYARKQSRQLERARSSHNTHRKSKHT, encoded by the coding sequence ATGAACGAGATCGAAGTAGGCCAGTATTTTGATACAGCGTCAGAAACATACACGCACGAGAAATCCGTAGAAGAAATCAGTTCCTGGCCCATCGTCGATGAGTTTATCGCCGACCTGAGTAGCGAGGGCGACCGGCTGCTGGAGATTGGGTGTGGCGACGGACTCTTGCTCGAGTACGCGTTGAACCAAACTGACGTGACGGAGGCGTACGGACTGGATCTCTCGACGACGATGCTCCCCGACCCGAACGACGCCGTTCAGGCCCGCTATGTCCAGGGATCAGCAACGGATCTCCCGCTGCCGTTCGAGCCGGAATCGTTCGAGTTTGTCGTCATGAGTGATGTTCTTCACCACCTCGTTGGAGCGAACCGGTCGCAGTCGAAACTGAAAGCTCAAGCCGCATTGATCGAGGCGGTGAACCTCCTGAAGGAGGGAGGCCATCTCATCATCAAAGACATTTATCACCCGAGCCACGTTGGGCCCGACAAACTGGTACCGTACGCCATTTTTTACGGGCTCAAGTACTTCGTCGAGATCGCCTCTGCAATCGACGAGGAAGCCACACGGGGGCTATTGGTATCGTTTTACACGGCGGACGAACTGGTTGAGATGCTCCAGCAGGCCGGAACGACGGTCGTGAAAGAAGAAGAGGTCAGTCGAGGCAAGCAGAAAACCGTGGTGAGGCGCGCTCTCATTGGCGAGTCGACCTGTATCCGATTGTACGCCAGAAAGCAATCGAGACAATTGGAACGAGCTCGTAGTTCTCATAATACCCACCGAAAGTCAAAACATACCTGA
- a CDS encoding tRNA-binding protein, which yields MPESPFDVEIVVGEVVRAEAFPEARKEYMTKLWIDLGEEHGTVQSAGQHDYHYDPEELVGRQVLCATTLGSVRIAGFTSEVLTVGVPSEDGYPVLVTPDFEVGSEIPLGGVLY from the coding sequence ATGCCCGAAAGCCCATTCGACGTCGAGATCGTCGTCGGTGAGGTCGTCCGCGCGGAGGCGTTCCCCGAGGCGCGAAAGGAGTACATGACGAAGCTCTGGATCGATCTCGGCGAAGAACACGGCACGGTGCAGTCGGCCGGCCAGCACGACTACCACTACGACCCCGAGGAACTGGTCGGGCGACAGGTGCTGTGTGCGACGACCCTCGGCTCGGTTCGGATCGCCGGATTCACATCCGAGGTACTCACCGTCGGCGTCCCGAGCGAGGACGGGTATCCGGTACTGGTGACGCCCGATTTCGAAGTCGGGAGCGAAATCCCCCTCGGCGGCGTGTTGTACTGA